In a genomic window of Candidatus Tumulicola sp.:
- a CDS encoding MOSC domain-containing protein, which translates to MGAIRAVSYAGEEITTAIFKEPVEGPVAVRGVNLDGDDQADRSVHGGPYQAVYAYAIEDYGWWSQTLGRPMEPGQFGENVTTKGIDVNDALVGERWRIGSTVLRITIPRVPCFKLGLKMGDPRFLKQFAQALRPGPYLSIVTEGRIAAGDEIEVIWRPAHRLTIRDAARIRMFEHERSSELLVPEMQASWREWARSR; encoded by the coding sequence GTGGGCGCCATTCGCGCGGTTTCATATGCTGGCGAAGAAATAACGACCGCTATTTTCAAAGAGCCGGTTGAAGGCCCGGTCGCCGTGCGGGGCGTCAATCTCGACGGCGACGATCAAGCCGATCGCTCCGTTCACGGCGGTCCATACCAAGCCGTCTACGCATACGCGATTGAAGATTATGGGTGGTGGTCGCAGACGCTCGGCCGTCCGATGGAGCCCGGGCAATTCGGCGAAAACGTAACGACCAAAGGAATCGACGTCAACGACGCGCTCGTCGGCGAACGATGGCGTATTGGCTCGACCGTACTCCGCATAACCATCCCGAGGGTGCCGTGCTTCAAGCTCGGACTGAAGATGGGCGACCCGCGGTTTCTAAAGCAGTTCGCGCAGGCATTGCGTCCCGGCCCGTATCTTTCCATCGTTACGGAGGGGCGCATCGCTGCCGGCGACGAGATCGAAGTGATCTGGCGCCCCGCGCATCGTTTGACGATTAGGGATGCGGCGCGAATTCGTATGTTCGAGCACGAGCGTTCCAGCGAACTGCTGGTTCCTGAGATGCAAGCGTCGTGGCGTGAATGGGCCCGATCGCGGTAG
- a CDS encoding alpha/beta hydrolase: protein MSFITTRDGTEIFYKDWGTGRPIVFHHGWPLSADDWDAQMMFFVLKGFRVIAHDRRGHGRSSQTDTGNEMDTYASDVDQLTAHLKLKDAVHIGHSTGGGEVARYVARYGGNGRVAKAVLLDAVPPIMVQSDKNPGGLPIAVFDSFRAGLTENRPQFYLDIASGPFYGFNRPGAKVSQGLIDNWWRQGMDGGAKAHYDCIKAFSETDFTEDLKNIDVPVLVIHGDDDQIVPYADAGPLSAKLLKHGTLKTYKGTPHGVHSTNPDMVNADFLAFINS from the coding sequence ATGAGCTTTATCACGACCCGAGACGGGACCGAGATCTTCTATAAGGACTGGGGCACCGGAAGGCCGATCGTCTTTCATCACGGCTGGCCCTTGTCGGCTGACGACTGGGACGCCCAGATGATGTTTTTTGTGCTCAAAGGTTTTCGCGTCATCGCGCACGATCGCCGCGGTCACGGCCGGTCGAGCCAGACCGACACCGGCAACGAGATGGACACCTACGCGTCGGACGTCGACCAGCTCACCGCACACCTCAAGCTCAAAGACGCGGTGCATATCGGGCATTCGACCGGTGGTGGCGAGGTAGCGCGATACGTGGCACGCTACGGCGGGAACGGTCGCGTTGCGAAAGCCGTCCTGCTCGACGCCGTGCCGCCGATCATGGTCCAATCAGACAAAAACCCGGGCGGCCTTCCCATCGCGGTATTTGACAGCTTTCGAGCCGGTCTCACGGAAAATCGCCCGCAGTTTTATCTCGACATCGCGTCCGGCCCGTTCTACGGTTTCAACCGGCCCGGCGCGAAAGTGTCGCAAGGTCTCATCGATAACTGGTGGCGCCAGGGAATGGACGGCGGGGCCAAGGCGCATTACGACTGCATCAAAGCGTTCTCCGAGACCGACTTCACCGAAGATTTGAAAAACATCGACGTTCCGGTTCTCGTGATCCACGGTGACGACGATCAGATCGTCCCGTACGCCGACGCAGGTCCGTTGTCAGCCAAACTCCTCAAACACGGAACGCTCAAAACCTACAAGGGTACGCCGCACGGGGTGCACTCGACCAATCCGGACATGGTGAACGCAGATTTCTTAGCGTTCATCAACAGCTAG
- a CDS encoding glycosyltransferase family 1 protein: MRPLRLAVDAGVVDEDTRGIGRYARALLRRIAVRDDVELLLLRHGPLAFRHRARLEKALESDRFRIRSDAPAQCADVVWHPANGMFFRTTIPAVATIHDAVPFRFPDPDERRRRHAQAPFLRSVRTAKHFIAVSEFGRNELSDVFDIAPERVDVIYHGVEASFAPGPAQPLPAGVPEGRYFLFVGDPTAEPRKNFPLLYDAYRRAFSADRRPPSLVVAGSGAPQLPGVIDAGRISDDLHARANDVLRALYRGAIALALASYHETFGMPLVEAMACGTPAIASDAGSLPEVGADAALYAPPGDADAWGTALRRVYDDAALRDRLRTLGLERATHFDWDESVERHLAVFRATAAA; this comes from the coding sequence ATGCGCCCTCTGCGGCTCGCGGTCGATGCCGGTGTGGTCGACGAAGATACGCGCGGCATCGGACGCTACGCGCGCGCGTTGCTGCGTCGCATTGCCGTCCGCGACGATGTGGAACTGCTATTGCTGCGACACGGGCCGCTCGCGTTTCGTCATCGAGCTCGCTTGGAAAAGGCCCTCGAGTCGGATCGCTTTCGCATTCGTTCCGACGCGCCGGCGCAGTGTGCCGATGTGGTGTGGCATCCGGCCAACGGCATGTTTTTCCGTACCACGATTCCGGCCGTGGCGACGATTCACGATGCGGTGCCGTTTCGCTTTCCCGACCCGGACGAGCGCCGGCGCCGGCACGCACAAGCACCGTTCTTGCGCTCGGTGCGAACGGCAAAGCACTTCATCGCGGTTTCGGAGTTCGGACGCAACGAACTTTCCGACGTATTCGACATCGCTCCCGAACGCGTCGACGTCATCTATCACGGCGTCGAAGCATCCTTTGCGCCGGGTCCGGCGCAGCCGCTGCCGGCGGGCGTGCCGGAAGGCCGCTACTTTCTGTTCGTCGGCGACCCGACGGCCGAACCGCGCAAAAATTTCCCGTTGCTGTACGACGCGTACCGGCGTGCGTTTTCGGCCGACCGCCGTCCCCCATCGTTAGTGGTCGCGGGTAGCGGCGCCCCGCAACTTCCGGGGGTTATCGACGCGGGACGAATCTCCGACGACTTGCACGCGCGCGCCAACGACGTGCTACGGGCGCTGTACCGCGGTGCGATCGCACTCGCACTCGCGTCGTACCATGAGACGTTCGGAATGCCGCTGGTCGAAGCGATGGCGTGTGGAACGCCGGCTATCGCATCCGATGCCGGATCGTTGCCCGAAGTCGGCGCGGATGCGGCGCTCTACGCCCCGCCCGGCGATGCCGATGCCTGGGGCACGGCTCTGCGGAGGGTGTACGACGACGCAGCGTTACGAGATCGCTTGCGCACGCTCGGGCTCGAGCGTGCAACGCATTTCGATTGGGACGAAAGCGTCGAACGGCATCTCGCCGTTTTCCGAGCGACCGCGGCAGCGTGA
- a CDS encoding glycosyltransferase family 4 protein yields MKLLVLCERVDNEGGTETYLRVLLPALAARGYEIVVAARTVGRKASYGVPDYEVPWSDEHDPPSRDAANRIAEIVTAFEPDVVAAHNVMDAGVLEAARFQTRRFVYHLHDHRPFCPNGDRLYPRSSDICGLTMSAIVCGWHSAIDGCAYGPRPRTMQLIGLRETLAAGVREADSVIALSEYVAGLARRNGVANVRVVTPPISADAFASAPAPRPEADAVLFAGRIVPSKGGRSLVRAIARISAERRPLLRVAGDGPDLDALLLLAKRLGVRTEPLGRLEPNRLRGAIDASTLVAVPSLWGEPFGLAGIEAFARGRPVAAYDSGAIGEWLDPAAGTIVARGDEVALAIAVERLCEPAVWPDRAVGALAAAQRYALEPHVEAIAREYEIA; encoded by the coding sequence GTGAAGCTGCTCGTTCTATGCGAGCGCGTCGATAACGAGGGCGGAACCGAAACGTACCTGCGCGTGCTGCTTCCGGCTCTGGCGGCGCGCGGCTACGAGATCGTGGTTGCGGCACGCACCGTTGGCCGAAAGGCCAGTTACGGCGTGCCGGATTACGAGGTGCCGTGGAGCGACGAGCACGACCCGCCGTCGAGAGACGCCGCCAACCGGATTGCCGAAATCGTAACGGCGTTCGAACCCGACGTCGTGGCCGCGCATAACGTGATGGACGCCGGCGTCCTCGAGGCAGCGCGTTTCCAGACACGTCGCTTCGTGTATCACTTGCACGATCATCGTCCGTTCTGTCCGAACGGCGACCGGTTGTATCCGCGAAGTTCGGACATTTGCGGCCTCACCATGAGCGCCATTGTGTGCGGCTGGCATTCTGCGATCGACGGCTGCGCGTACGGGCCTCGTCCGCGAACGATGCAGTTAATCGGACTGCGCGAAACCCTCGCCGCCGGCGTTCGCGAAGCCGATTCCGTCATCGCCTTATCCGAATACGTTGCCGGCTTGGCACGGCGAAACGGCGTTGCAAACGTCCGAGTCGTTACGCCGCCGATCTCCGCTGACGCGTTCGCGTCAGCTCCCGCTCCGCGGCCGGAGGCTGACGCAGTGTTGTTTGCCGGACGGATCGTGCCGTCCAAAGGCGGCCGTTCGCTGGTTCGCGCGATCGCGCGGATCTCAGCAGAACGACGCCCGCTTCTGCGGGTCGCGGGCGACGGCCCCGATCTCGACGCGCTGTTGCTCCTGGCGAAACGTCTCGGCGTTCGCACCGAACCGTTGGGGCGGCTCGAGCCGAACCGGCTGCGTGGGGCGATCGACGCGTCGACGCTGGTAGCCGTTCCGTCGCTGTGGGGCGAACCATTTGGACTCGCCGGGATCGAAGCGTTTGCGCGCGGACGCCCGGTCGCGGCCTACGACTCCGGCGCGATCGGCGAGTGGCTCGATCCGGCTGCCGGCACGATCGTCGCGCGCGGCGACGAAGTGGCGCTTGCCATAGCCGTCGAGCGGCTGTGCGAGCCGGCCGTGTGGCCCGACCGTGCCGTTGGCGCGCTCGCCGCGGCGCAGCGCTACGCGCTCGAACCGCACGTCGAAGCGATCGCGCGGGAATACGAAATAGCGTGA
- a CDS encoding NUDIX domain-containing protein, protein MTHIHLAQALIVHDDRVLLVASSYPNHPEPLWNLPGGRQRFGELLSETAERELFEETGLRGVAGELAYINESYDGARHFIAAVFHTNVRGGTPRTAPNDHVEQVEWVPLDAIAGRIVADVVRAPLLACLSGGQRRRYAGRLVAGISVEWPDEA, encoded by the coding sequence GTGACGCACATTCACCTCGCGCAGGCCCTCATCGTTCATGACGACCGCGTTCTGTTGGTTGCTTCAAGTTACCCGAATCACCCCGAACCGCTGTGGAACTTGCCGGGCGGCCGGCAGCGTTTCGGCGAGCTGCTCAGCGAAACGGCCGAACGCGAGTTATTCGAGGAGACCGGACTGCGCGGCGTCGCCGGCGAGCTTGCGTATATCAACGAAAGCTACGATGGCGCACGGCATTTTATCGCCGCCGTTTTTCACACCAACGTTCGCGGCGGAACGCCACGAACGGCGCCAAACGATCACGTCGAACAGGTGGAGTGGGTGCCGCTGGATGCGATTGCCGGACGCATCGTTGCGGATGTCGTGCGAGCGCCGCTGCTCGCGTGTCTCAGCGGCGGCCAGCGTCGCCGTTACGCCGGACGGCTCGTCGCGGGCATCTCCGTCGAATGGCCCGACGAAGCGTGA
- a CDS encoding GNAT family N-acetyltransferase, which translates to MKRIRTKRLLLVPVRPQNASALWHVLQEPGLRDFQDLPSVDAAQFRRTVASRPPVLTPEAVGRFEWLIYLVGSAERDPLGWVSLRVADREPTSAEIGYSLVRERRGLGVATEAVAAILAEGFETAKLRNVRAYCVPDNRASREVLIRNGFEDDGLVPNGAMVAGRAVDVVAHLLQRERWETLRGHASSGHSTEMPATSRPA; encoded by the coding sequence ATGAAGCGCATCCGGACGAAGCGGTTGCTGCTCGTTCCGGTACGTCCGCAGAACGCATCGGCGCTGTGGCACGTCCTGCAGGAGCCCGGACTGCGCGACTTTCAGGACCTGCCGAGCGTCGACGCCGCGCAATTTCGCCGTACCGTCGCGTCGCGGCCGCCGGTGCTAACGCCTGAGGCGGTCGGACGTTTCGAATGGCTGATCTATCTTGTCGGGTCGGCCGAGCGGGATCCGCTGGGGTGGGTTTCCTTGCGAGTCGCCGACCGCGAGCCCACGAGCGCCGAGATCGGGTATAGCTTGGTGCGCGAACGTCGCGGCCTAGGCGTTGCGACCGAAGCCGTCGCGGCGATCCTCGCGGAGGGATTCGAAACGGCCAAGCTGCGCAACGTGCGTGCGTATTGCGTTCCGGACAATCGCGCTTCTCGCGAAGTATTGATCCGCAACGGGTTCGAGGACGATGGATTGGTACCGAACGGAGCGATGGTCGCCGGACGCGCGGTCGACGTCGTCGCGCATCTGCTCCAACGCGAGCGCTGGGAGACCCTGCGGGGTCACGCTTCGTCGGGCCATTCGACGGAGATGCCCGCGACGAGCCGTCCGGCGTAA